One part of the Paraburkholderia flagellata genome encodes these proteins:
- the fixJ gene encoding oxygen response regulator transcription factor FixJ, translating into MNSPVTTQETVFVVDDDEAVRDSLRWLLEANGYRVQCFNSAEEFLEGYQPAQQAGQIACLILDVRMSGMSGLELQERLIADNASLPIIFVTGHGDVPMAVSTMKKGAMDFIEKPFDEAELRKLVERMLDKARNESTNVQQQRATAERLGKLTAREHQVLERIIAGRLNKQIADDLGISIKTVEAHRANIMEKLNVNTVADLLRLALSNKPQQAQQ; encoded by the coding sequence ATGAACAGCCCAGTCACCACCCAGGAAACCGTCTTTGTTGTCGATGACGACGAGGCAGTACGAGACTCCCTGCGTTGGCTCCTCGAAGCGAACGGCTACCGCGTCCAGTGTTTCAATAGCGCGGAGGAGTTCCTCGAGGGCTACCAACCGGCGCAGCAGGCCGGACAAATCGCCTGCCTGATTCTCGACGTGCGCATGTCGGGCATGAGCGGCCTCGAACTGCAGGAGCGTCTGATCGCGGATAACGCCTCGCTGCCGATCATCTTCGTGACGGGCCACGGCGACGTGCCGATGGCCGTCTCGACCATGAAGAAAGGCGCGATGGACTTCATCGAGAAGCCCTTCGACGAGGCCGAGTTGCGCAAGCTCGTCGAGCGCATGCTCGACAAGGCTCGCAACGAAAGCACCAACGTGCAGCAACAGCGCGCTACCGCCGAGCGCCTCGGCAAGCTCACGGCGCGCGAACATCAGGTGCTCGAGCGCATCATCGCGGGCCGCCTGAACAAGCAGATCGCCGACGACCTCGGCATCAGCATCAAGACGGTGGAAGCGCACCGGGCCAACATCATGGAGAAGCTCAACGTCAACACGGTCGCCGACCTGCTGCGTCTCGCGCTCTCCAACAAGCCGCAACAGGCGCAGCAGTAA
- the fixL gene encoding oxygen sensor histidine kinase FixL, which yields MLTERLFARSARPPGTPGESSPSRWHHGPWWSNSYLLTPLLSIVVFLIVMSLILWSLNRREQQQQEDTLYRNVAWAQQQIRLSMTGAQEQLQALARDLAAGHSDPQYFQTSTTDIMQGHPEILYLNWYTSQEEPRWPNTAMPVFGQRLAKPNDAQMDEAVKAAFAEARATRRQVYSPLIYDDVGNGYITLQTPVYRDREFLGSIAAVFSVEGILKHDIPPELSAKYKISILDANNRELATTSTRPRLPRDVYYDLPLDPPGQGVSVRVYSYPQMTNFTNNTLVWLVAGLSCFVLWSLWSLWKHTRQRFEAQQALYAEAFFRRAMENSVLIGMRVLDMHGRITHVNPAFCRMTGWDESDLVGKNAPFPYWPRDAYPEMQRQLDMTLRGKAPSSGFELRVRRKDGSQFHARLYVSPLIDSSGRQTGWMSSMTDITEPKRAREELAAAHERFTTVLESLDAAVSVLAADEAELLFANRYYRHLFGIRPDGHLELAGGGGFDSASASSDSIDMVDAFAGLPATALTESTADAQEVYVESIQKWFEVRRQYIQWVDGHLAQMQIATDITTRKQAQELARQQDEKLQFTSRLMTMGEMASSLAHELNQPLAAINNYASGTVALVKSGRAAPDNLLPVLEKTAQQAVRAGMIIKRIREFVKRSEPKRQATRVADIVADAVGLAEIEARKRRIRIVTDMRSRMPVIYVDPVLIEQVLVNLLKNAAEAMAEARPNLPDSAIDPVIRVIVKREGGNVCISVVDQGPGVDEATAERLFEPFYSTKSDGMGMGLNICRSIIESHRGRLWVVNNVESDGHISGATFHCSLPIGESDTPSRTTDEPTPQTVTGEP from the coding sequence ATGTTGACCGAACGGCTTTTCGCACGCTCGGCGCGGCCGCCCGGAACGCCCGGCGAGTCGTCGCCATCTCGCTGGCACCACGGACCCTGGTGGTCGAACTCCTATTTGCTGACGCCGCTCCTGTCGATCGTCGTGTTTCTGATCGTCATGAGCCTGATCTTGTGGAGCCTGAACCGCCGCGAACAACAGCAGCAGGAAGACACGCTCTACCGCAACGTGGCGTGGGCCCAGCAGCAGATCCGGCTTTCCATGACCGGCGCGCAGGAGCAGCTGCAGGCGCTGGCTCGCGACCTGGCCGCGGGACATAGCGATCCGCAGTATTTCCAGACGTCCACCACGGACATCATGCAGGGCCATCCCGAGATCCTCTATCTCAACTGGTACACGAGCCAGGAGGAGCCGCGCTGGCCCAACACGGCGATGCCGGTATTCGGCCAGCGCCTGGCTAAACCGAACGACGCGCAAATGGACGAGGCCGTGAAGGCCGCTTTCGCCGAGGCGCGCGCCACGCGCCGCCAGGTGTACTCGCCGCTCATTTACGACGACGTCGGCAACGGCTACATCACGCTGCAGACGCCGGTATACCGCGATCGGGAATTTCTTGGTTCGATCGCGGCCGTGTTCTCGGTCGAAGGCATCCTGAAGCACGACATCCCGCCCGAGCTGTCGGCCAAGTACAAGATCTCGATTCTCGACGCGAACAACCGCGAGCTCGCCACCACCTCGACGCGTCCGCGCCTGCCGCGCGACGTCTACTACGACCTGCCGCTCGATCCGCCGGGCCAAGGCGTTTCGGTGCGCGTGTACTCGTACCCGCAGATGACCAACTTCACGAACAACACGCTCGTGTGGCTGGTCGCAGGTCTGTCGTGCTTCGTGTTGTGGAGTCTCTGGAGCCTGTGGAAGCACACGCGCCAGCGCTTCGAGGCGCAGCAGGCGCTATACGCGGAAGCGTTCTTCCGGCGCGCCATGGAAAATTCGGTGTTGATCGGCATGCGCGTGCTCGACATGCATGGGCGCATCACGCACGTGAACCCGGCGTTCTGCCGCATGACCGGCTGGGACGAAAGCGACCTCGTCGGCAAGAATGCGCCGTTCCCGTACTGGCCGCGAGACGCCTACCCCGAAATGCAGCGCCAGCTCGACATGACGCTGCGCGGCAAGGCGCCCTCTTCGGGCTTCGAGTTGCGCGTGCGCCGCAAGGACGGCTCGCAATTCCACGCGCGGCTTTATGTCTCGCCGCTCATCGACAGCTCGGGCCGCCAGACCGGCTGGATGTCGTCGATGACCGACATCACCGAGCCCAAGCGCGCACGCGAAGAACTCGCCGCCGCGCACGAGCGCTTCACCACGGTGCTGGAAAGCCTCGACGCCGCCGTCTCGGTGCTCGCCGCCGACGAGGCCGAACTGTTGTTTGCAAACCGCTACTACCGCCACCTGTTCGGCATCCGCCCGGACGGCCATCTGGAACTCGCGGGCGGCGGCGGCTTCGATTCGGCAAGCGCTTCCTCGGACTCGATCGACATGGTCGACGCCTTCGCCGGCCTGCCCGCCACCGCGCTCACCGAGAGCACGGCGGACGCCCAGGAGGTCTACGTCGAGAGCATCCAGAAGTGGTTCGAAGTGCGCCGCCAGTACATCCAGTGGGTGGACGGCCACCTCGCGCAGATGCAGATCGCAACCGACATCACCACGCGCAAGCAGGCGCAGGAACTGGCCCGCCAGCAGGACGAAAAGCTCCAGTTCACGAGCCGCCTCATGACGATGGGCGAAATGGCGTCGTCGCTCGCGCACGAGCTGAACCAGCCGCTCGCCGCGATCAACAACTATGCTTCAGGCACCGTCGCGCTCGTGAAGTCGGGCCGCGCCGCACCTGACAACCTGCTGCCGGTGCTCGAGAAAACGGCCCAGCAAGCCGTGCGCGCGGGCATGATCATCAAGCGCATCCGCGAGTTCGTGAAGCGCTCCGAACCCAAGCGCCAGGCCACGCGCGTGGCCGACATCGTCGCCGATGCGGTGGGTCTCGCCGAGATTGAAGCGCGCAAGCGCCGCATCCGCATCGTGACCGACATGCGCTCGCGCATGCCCGTGATCTACGTCGATCCGGTGCTGATCGAACAGGTGCTCGTCAATCTGCTGAAGAACGCAGCAGAAGCCATGGCTGAAGCGCGCCCGAATTTGCCAGATTCGGCGATCGACCCAGTGATTCGTGTGATCGTGAAGCGCGAAGGCGGCAACGTGTGCATCAGCGTGGTCGATCAGGGCCCGGGCGTCGACGAAGCCACGGCCGAGCGCCTCTTCGAGCCCTTCTACAGTACCAAGTCGGACGGCATGGGCATGGGCCTGAACATCTGCCGTTCCATCATCGAATCGCACCGCGGGCGTCTCTGGGTGGTCAACAACGTCGAATCCGACGGCCACATCAGCGGCGCTACGTTCCATTGCAGTCTGCCCATCGGCGAATCGGACACCCCCTCGCGGACCACCGACGAACCGACTCCACAAACCGTTACGGGAGAGCCATGA
- the aceE gene encoding pyruvate dehydrogenase (acetyl-transferring), homodimeric type, whose protein sequence is MSAVPDEVLKYVAADKDEDPQETAEWLEALDGVISTVGPDRAHYLIEKQIEFARVHGEHLPFSANTPYINTIPVANQAKNPGDQDIEHRIRSYTRWNAMAMVLRAGKHTNVGGHIASFASAATLYDVGYNHFWRAPSAEHGGDLVFVQGHSSPGVYSRAFLLGRLTEKQLDNFRQEVGGEGISSYPHPWLMPDFWQFPTVSMGLGPIMAIYQARFMKYLQARGIAKTDGRKVWAFLGDGETDEPESLGAIGMAGRERLDNLVFVINCNLQRLDGPVRGNGKIIQELESEFRGAGWNVVKVIWGSRWDALFARDKTGALMRRMMDVVDGEYQTYKSESGAFVREHFFNTPELKALVADWSDDDIWNLNRGGHDPHKIYAAFHEASNSKGQPTVILAKTIKGYGMGEAGQAMNITHQQKKMQVDQLKKFRDQFRLPITDEQIVDVPYLTFEEGSKELEYMRQKRMDLGGYLPARRQKAESLPVPALDAFEPLLKGTGEGREISTTMAFVRILNILLKDKALGKRVVPIVPDESRTFGMEGLFRQIGIWNQQGQKYVPEDSDQLMFYKESETGQILQEGINEAGGMSDWIAAATSYSTHGEIMIPFYIFYSMFGMQRIGDLVWAAGDMRSRGFLLGGTAGRTTLNGEGLQHEDGHSLLWAASVPNCVSYDPTFGYELAVIMQDGLRRMVQDQEDVFYYVTVMNENYEHPAIPQGESVANDIIKGMYSFRKGDANAKAPRVQLMGAGTIFNEVIAAADLLKNDWGVEADLWSVPSFTELAREGHEAERWNLLHPSEPRRESHVEKLLKDTQGPIIASTDYVRALVDQIRGLVPRKFVVLGTDGFGRSDTREKLRHFFEVDRYWTTVAALNALADEGKIERKVVGEAIAKYNLDPSKPNPMTV, encoded by the coding sequence ATGTCCGCTGTACCCGACGAAGTCCTCAAGTACGTTGCCGCCGACAAGGACGAGGATCCTCAGGAAACCGCCGAATGGCTCGAAGCGCTGGACGGCGTCATTTCGACTGTCGGTCCTGATCGCGCCCACTACCTGATCGAAAAGCAGATCGAATTCGCCCGTGTGCACGGCGAGCATCTGCCGTTCTCGGCGAACACGCCGTACATCAACACGATCCCCGTCGCCAATCAGGCCAAGAACCCGGGCGACCAGGACATCGAACACCGCATCCGCTCGTACACGCGCTGGAACGCCATGGCCATGGTGCTGCGCGCGGGCAAGCACACGAACGTGGGCGGCCATATCGCCTCGTTCGCATCGGCGGCCACGCTTTACGACGTCGGCTACAACCACTTCTGGCGCGCGCCGTCTGCTGAGCATGGCGGCGACCTCGTGTTCGTGCAGGGCCACTCGTCGCCGGGCGTCTACTCGCGCGCGTTCCTGCTCGGCCGCCTGACCGAAAAGCAGCTCGACAACTTCCGCCAGGAAGTGGGCGGCGAGGGCATCTCGTCGTATCCGCACCCGTGGCTGATGCCTGACTTCTGGCAGTTCCCGACCGTCTCGATGGGTCTCGGCCCGATCATGGCGATCTACCAGGCGCGCTTCATGAAGTACCTGCAGGCGCGCGGCATCGCGAAGACCGACGGCCGCAAGGTCTGGGCCTTCCTCGGCGACGGCGAAACGGACGAGCCGGAATCGCTCGGCGCGATCGGCATGGCCGGCCGCGAGCGTCTGGACAACCTCGTGTTCGTCATCAACTGCAACCTGCAGCGCCTGGACGGTCCGGTGCGCGGCAACGGCAAGATCATCCAGGAACTCGAAAGCGAGTTCCGCGGCGCCGGCTGGAATGTCGTCAAGGTCATTTGGGGCAGCCGCTGGGACGCGCTCTTCGCACGCGACAAGACGGGCGCGCTCATGCGCCGCATGATGGACGTCGTCGACGGCGAGTACCAGACGTACAAGTCGGAGTCGGGCGCGTTCGTGCGCGAGCACTTCTTCAACACGCCTGAACTGAAGGCGCTGGTCGCCGACTGGTCCGACGACGACATCTGGAACCTGAACCGCGGCGGCCACGACCCGCACAAGATCTACGCGGCGTTCCACGAAGCGTCGAACTCGAAGGGCCAGCCGACCGTCATCCTCGCGAAGACGATCAAGGGCTATGGTATGGGCGAAGCCGGCCAGGCCATGAACATCACCCACCAGCAGAAGAAGATGCAGGTGGATCAGCTCAAGAAGTTCCGCGACCAGTTCCGTCTGCCGATCACGGACGAGCAGATCGTCGACGTGCCGTATCTCACGTTCGAAGAAGGCTCGAAGGAACTCGAGTACATGCGCCAGAAGCGCATGGACCTGGGCGGCTACCTCCCGGCTCGCCGCCAGAAGGCCGAGTCGCTGCCGGTGCCGGCGCTCGACGCGTTCGAGCCGCTGCTCAAGGGCACGGGCGAAGGCCGCGAGATCTCCACGACGATGGCGTTCGTGCGGATCCTGAACATCCTGCTCAAGGACAAGGCGCTCGGCAAGCGCGTCGTGCCGATCGTGCCGGACGAGTCGCGTACCTTCGGTATGGAAGGCCTGTTCCGCCAGATCGGCATCTGGAACCAGCAAGGCCAGAAGTATGTGCCGGAAGATTCCGACCAGCTAATGTTCTACAAGGAATCGGAAACCGGTCAGATCCTGCAGGAAGGCATCAACGAAGCCGGCGGCATGTCGGACTGGATCGCAGCTGCGACGTCGTACTCGACGCACGGCGAGATCATGATCCCGTTCTACATCTTCTACTCGATGTTCGGCATGCAGCGCATCGGTGACCTCGTGTGGGCCGCAGGCGACATGCGTTCGCGCGGCTTCCTGTTGGGCGGCACCGCTGGCCGCACGACGCTCAACGGCGAAGGTCTGCAGCACGAAGACGGCCACTCGCTCCTGTGGGCGGCTTCGGTGCCGAACTGCGTGAGCTACGACCCGACGTTCGGCTATGAACTCGCGGTCATCATGCAGGACGGTCTGCGCCGCATGGTGCAGGACCAGGAGGACGTGTTCTATTACGTCACGGTGATGAACGAGAACTACGAGCACCCGGCGATTCCGCAGGGCGAGAGCGTGGCGAACGACATCATCAAGGGCATGTATTCGTTCCGCAAGGGCGACGCGAACGCCAAGGCGCCGCGCGTGCAGCTCATGGGCGCGGGCACGATCTTCAACGAAGTGATCGCTGCGGCCGACCTGCTGAAGAACGACTGGGGCGTCGAAGCCGACCTCTGGAGCGTGCCGAGCTTCACCGAACTCGCCCGTGAAGGTCACGAAGCCGAGCGCTGGAACCTGCTGCATCCGAGCGAGCCGCGCCGCGAATCGCACGTCGAGAAGCTGCTCAAGGACACGCAAGGTCCGATCATCGCTTCGACCGACTACGTGCGTGCGCTGGTCGACCAGATCCGTGGTCTCGTGCCGCGCAAGTTCGTGGTGCTCGGCACCGACGGTTTCGGCCGCTCGGACACGCGCGAAAAGCTGCGTCACTTCTTCGAAGTCGATCGTTACTGGACCACGGTTGCGGCGCTCAACGCGCTCGCGGACGAAGGCAAGATCGAGCGCAAGGTGGTTGGCGAGGCGATCGCCAAGTACAACCTCGATCCGTCCAAACCCAACCCGATGACCGTCTAA
- the aceF gene encoding dihydrolipoyllysine-residue acetyltransferase has protein sequence MSQAIEVKVPDIGDYKDIPVIEVLVKAGDTVEKEQSLITLESDKATMDVPSPASGTVKEVKVKVGDNVSEGSLVLVLDGAGAAAAPAAAAKAEKAAPAAAPAQAAAPAPAAAPAASGGVQSVKVPDIGDYKDVPVIEIGVKVGDRVEKEQSLVTLESDKATMDVPSPVAGVVKEIKVKVGDNVSEGTEIVVVEAEGAAAPAAAPAAKHIEEPSDAPQHEPARPAAAAPSALAQAPIIPAGEGGTRRPSHASPSVRKFARELGVDVGRVTGTGPKGRITQDDVTAFVKGVMTGALAAPAGAAAAPAAGGAGLNLLPWPKVDFTKFGPIDTQPLSRIKKISGANLHRNWVMIPHVTNNDEADITELEALRVQLNKENEKAGVKFTMLAFVIKACVAALKKFPAFNASLDGDNLVFKQYYHIGFAADTPNGLVVPVIRDADKKGLADIAKEMAELSKLAREGKLKPDQMQGGCFSISSLGGIGGTHFTPIINAPEVAILGLSKSAMKPVWDGKQFVPRLTLPLSLSYDHRVIDGAAAARFNAYLASILGDFRRVIL, from the coding sequence ATGAGTCAAGCGATCGAAGTCAAGGTGCCGGACATCGGCGATTACAAGGACATTCCTGTGATCGAGGTGCTGGTGAAGGCGGGCGATACCGTCGAAAAAGAGCAGTCCCTCATCACGCTCGAGTCGGACAAGGCGACCATGGATGTGCCGAGCCCGGCGTCGGGCACGGTCAAGGAAGTGAAGGTCAAGGTCGGCGACAACGTGTCGGAAGGCTCGCTCGTGCTGGTGCTGGACGGTGCCGGCGCAGCCGCGGCGCCCGCCGCCGCCGCGAAGGCAGAGAAGGCCGCTCCTGCCGCAGCACCCGCGCAAGCGGCGGCTCCCGCCCCGGCTGCAGCGCCTGCCGCGAGCGGCGGCGTGCAGTCCGTCAAGGTCCCCGATATCGGCGACTACAAGGACGTACCGGTCATCGAGATCGGCGTGAAAGTCGGCGACCGCGTCGAGAAGGAGCAGTCGCTCGTCACGCTCGAGTCGGATAAGGCGACCATGGACGTGCCGAGCCCGGTGGCCGGCGTCGTCAAGGAAATCAAGGTCAAGGTCGGCGATAACGTGTCCGAAGGCACCGAGATCGTCGTCGTTGAAGCGGAAGGCGCCGCGGCTCCTGCCGCCGCACCGGCTGCGAAGCACATCGAAGAACCGTCGGACGCGCCCCAGCATGAGCCGGCCAGGCCCGCGGCCGCCGCGCCGTCGGCACTCGCGCAGGCGCCGATCATTCCGGCAGGCGAAGGCGGCACGCGCCGTCCGAGCCATGCATCGCCCTCCGTGCGCAAGTTCGCGCGCGAACTCGGCGTGGATGTTGGCCGCGTGACGGGCACGGGTCCGAAGGGCCGCATCACGCAGGACGACGTCACCGCGTTCGTGAAGGGCGTGATGACGGGCGCGCTCGCCGCGCCCGCTGGCGCAGCCGCTGCACCGGCTGCGGGCGGTGCGGGCCTGAACCTGCTGCCGTGGCCGAAGGTCGACTTCACGAAGTTCGGCCCGATCGATACGCAGCCGCTTTCGCGCATCAAAAAGATCTCCGGCGCGAACCTGCACCGCAACTGGGTCATGATCCCGCACGTCACGAACAACGACGAAGCGGACATCACCGAACTCGAAGCGCTGCGCGTGCAGCTGAACAAGGAGAACGAGAAGGCGGGCGTGAAGTTCACGATGCTCGCGTTCGTCATCAAGGCCTGCGTTGCCGCGCTGAAGAAGTTCCCGGCGTTCAACGCGAGCCTCGACGGCGACAACCTCGTCTTCAAGCAGTACTACCACATCGGTTTCGCCGCCGACACGCCGAACGGCCTCGTCGTCCCGGTGATCCGCGACGCGGACAAGAAGGGTCTTGCCGACATCGCGAAGGAAATGGCCGAGCTGTCGAAGCTCGCACGCGAAGGCAAGCTCAAGCCGGACCAGATGCAGGGCGGCTGCTTCTCGATCTCGTCGCTCGGCGGCATCGGCGGCACGCATTTCACGCCGATCATCAACGCACCGGAAGTGGCGATCCTCGGCCTGTCGAAGAGCGCGATGAAGCCGGTGTGGGACGGCAAGCAGTTCGTGCCGCGCCTCACGCTGCCGCTGTCGCTCTCGTACGATCACCGCGTGATCGACGGCGCAGCTGCCGCGCGCTTCAATGCGTACCTCGCTTCGATCCTCGGCGATTTCCGCCGCGTGATTCTGTAA
- the lpdA gene encoding dihydrolipoyl dehydrogenase: protein MSLVEVKVPDIGDFKDIDVIEVNIKAGDVIEKEQTLLSLESDKATMEVPSDVAGTVKEVKIKAGDKASQGTVIALVEAAVGAAAPAPKAEAPKAAEAPKAAEAPKAAAPQAGSFSGSADVECDMLVLGAGPGGYSAAFRSADLGMKTVLVERYSTLGGVCLNVGCIPSKALLHTALVIDEAEALGSHGITFGKPQIDLDKLRDFKSGVVKKLTGGLAGMAKARKVEVVTGVGSFLDPHHMEVAGENGKKIVKFKQAIIAAGSQAVKLPFMPEDPRVVDSTGALELRQIPQKMLVIGGGIIGLEMATVYATLGAQIDVVEMLDGLMAGADRDLVKVWEKYNAKRFANVMLKTKTTNAEAKDDGIYVSFEGEKAPAEAQRYDLVLVAVGRSPNGKKIGADKAGVAVTDRGFIEVDKQMRTNVPHIFAIGDVVGQPMLAHKAVHEGHVAAEAAHGEKAYFDALQIPSVAYTDPEVAWAGKTEDQCKAEGIKYGKAVFPWAASGRAIANGRDEGFTKLIFDEETHRVIGGGIVGLNAGDLISEVCLAVEMGADATDIGKTIHPHPTLGESIGMAAELYEGVCTDLPPQKKK, encoded by the coding sequence ATGAGTCTCGTCGAAGTGAAAGTGCCGGATATCGGCGACTTCAAGGACATCGACGTCATCGAAGTCAACATCAAGGCGGGCGACGTCATCGAGAAGGAGCAGACGCTGCTCTCGCTCGAGTCGGACAAGGCCACGATGGAAGTGCCCAGCGACGTCGCGGGCACCGTCAAGGAAGTGAAGATCAAGGCTGGCGACAAGGCTTCGCAAGGCACGGTGATCGCGCTGGTCGAAGCAGCCGTTGGCGCGGCCGCGCCTGCGCCGAAGGCCGAAGCGCCCAAGGCTGCTGAAGCGCCGAAGGCAGCCGAAGCACCGAAGGCAGCGGCACCGCAAGCCGGCAGCTTCAGCGGCAGCGCCGACGTCGAATGCGACATGCTCGTGCTCGGCGCGGGTCCCGGCGGCTATTCTGCGGCGTTCCGCTCCGCCGACCTCGGCATGAAGACCGTGCTGGTCGAGCGTTATTCGACGCTCGGCGGCGTGTGCCTGAACGTGGGCTGCATTCCGTCGAAGGCGCTGCTGCACACGGCGCTCGTGATCGACGAAGCCGAAGCGCTCGGCTCGCACGGCATCACGTTCGGCAAGCCGCAGATCGATCTGGACAAGCTGCGCGACTTCAAGTCGGGCGTCGTCAAGAAGCTCACGGGCGGCCTCGCCGGCATGGCGAAGGCGCGCAAGGTCGAAGTCGTGACTGGCGTGGGCTCGTTCCTCGATCCGCACCATATGGAAGTGGCGGGCGAGAACGGCAAGAAGATCGTCAAGTTCAAGCAGGCGATCATCGCTGCCGGCTCGCAGGCCGTGAAGCTGCCGTTCATGCCGGAAGATCCGCGCGTGGTCGATTCGACCGGCGCACTGGAGCTGCGTCAGATTCCGCAGAAGATGCTCGTGATCGGCGGCGGCATCATCGGTCTGGAAATGGCGACCGTCTACGCGACGCTTGGCGCGCAGATCGACGTCGTTGAAATGCTCGACGGCCTGATGGCCGGCGCGGACCGCGATCTCGTGAAGGTCTGGGAAAAGTACAACGCGAAGCGCTTCGCGAACGTCATGCTCAAGACCAAAACGACGAATGCTGAGGCGAAGGACGACGGCATTTACGTGTCGTTCGAGGGCGAGAAGGCGCCGGCCGAAGCGCAGCGCTACGACCTCGTGCTGGTCGCCGTGGGCCGCTCGCCCAACGGCAAGAAGATCGGTGCGGACAAGGCGGGCGTGGCGGTGACGGATCGCGGCTTCATCGAAGTCGACAAGCAGATGCGCACCAATGTGCCGCACATCTTCGCGATCGGCGACGTGGTCGGCCAGCCGATGCTCGCGCACAAGGCGGTGCATGAAGGCCATGTGGCGGCGGAAGCGGCGCACGGCGAGAAGGCGTACTTCGACGCGCTGCAGATTCCGTCGGTGGCCTACACCGATCCGGAAGTGGCGTGGGCCGGCAAGACCGAGGACCAGTGCAAGGCCGAAGGCATCAAGTACGGCAAGGCGGTGTTCCCGTGGGCCGCTTCGGGCCGCGCGATCGCCAACGGCCGCGACGAGGGCTTTACCAAGCTGATCTTCGACGAAGAGACGCATCGCGTGATCGGCGGCGGTATCGTCGGCCTGAACGCGGGCGATCTCATCAGCGAAGTGTGCCTCGCCGTGGAAATGGGCGCAGATGCGACCGACATCGGCAAAACGATCCACCCGCACCCGACGCTGGGCGAGTCGATCGGCATGGCCGCCGAGCTGTACGAGGGCGTCTGTACCGACCTGCCGCCGCAGAAGAAGAAGTAA
- a CDS encoding phasin family protein, with the protein MSLLTPEQFAAAQKANLETLFGLTGKAFEGVEKLVELNLQAVRSNLAESQEHAQRALSVKDAQEFLALQTSYAQPLTEKLLSYGRHVYEIASATQAEFAKVAEAHYEEQNRKVQSLVDNVAKNAPAGSETAVAVIKSAINAANTTYETVHKATKQAVEMAESNFNAATAAASKAAAQASRSAAASAKKPV; encoded by the coding sequence ATGAGTCTGCTGACCCCTGAACAATTCGCCGCTGCCCAGAAAGCCAACCTCGAAACCCTGTTCGGCCTCACCGGCAAGGCATTCGAAGGCGTGGAAAAGCTGGTCGAATTGAACCTTCAGGCCGTTCGCTCGAATCTGGCGGAATCGCAGGAACACGCCCAGCGCGCACTGTCGGTGAAGGACGCGCAGGAATTCCTGGCCCTGCAAACGAGCTATGCCCAGCCGCTGACCGAAAAGCTGCTGTCGTATGGCCGTCACGTGTATGAAATCGCCTCGGCCACCCAGGCTGAGTTTGCGAAGGTCGCCGAAGCCCACTACGAAGAGCAGAACCGCAAGGTTCAATCGCTCGTCGACAACGTCGCGAAGAACGCACCGGCTGGCTCGGAAACCGCAGTTGCCGTGATCAAGTCGGCCATCAACGCCGCGAACACGACCTACGAAACGGTCCACAAGGCCACGAAGCAAGCCGTGGAAATGGCGGAAAGCAACTTCAACGCCGCCACCGCTGCTGCAAGCAAGGCTGCCGCCCAAGCGTCGCGCTCGGCTGCCGCTTCGGCCAAGAAGCCGGTCTGA